From the Dermacentor variabilis isolate Ectoservices chromosome 5, ASM5094787v1, whole genome shotgun sequence genome, the window ATGCAACAGACAACTAGTCTTCGcagcattttttaaagctttataGCTACAAAATTTCCGTTATAACTAGGTGGTAACTGTGGCGTGTCCAGTTTTACCTTCTTTACATGCAGTGTGAGCTGCAGTGGATTTTGCTCCTTGGTGAAATAATATGGGCACCTCTGTTTGTTTTTGGGTCGACAGTCGAATCAACATAAACACACCATATTTCAGCACGCTCGTACCTTTTTGTAAGCACAAGAGGTTCGCTTTCGATTACAAAGCGGCTTTTATAATGAAATGAGTTACCTGCCCTATATATTTTGCTGCAAAGGGGTCCAACTGTACTATATCTGAAACGGCAGAGCAATAATGATGTAGGTACCTCGATCTGGGGCGCTAAAGTAGCATGCAGTGTTTACTTACGCTGAGCGGGTGATATGTGATGTTCAAGATATCGTAATTTTCCCGAGGAATGCAGTTCTGCTTGCTATCGTTTATGTAAACGTCGTGGTACGGACAAAGTTCtcctgtaaacatgaaaaaagaaagaaggtttgGATGAATGCGTCCGTTCCGCACGCGTCACCACAGTGGTACGCTTGTCTAAACTCGAGCGACCATTAAAGACCAGCACAACATCAACGCGCGCGCGTCGCAGGATGTAACCGTAGTGGTGCACCGAATAAGTCGCTACATTCCAACGCTGCGATGCGAGTTCAAGCAGTTGTTCGTCAATTGCAGCGCGCGTTCCACACATCGTTAGGTCCCCTGGATTCTAGACAATTCTCGGTGACAAAGGCAGTTGGACCATGTCGTGAGACGCGACGACGGTCGCTGAGCCGTGTCGTCCTCCCTACATTTGTTCGGAGGAAGGCGAACTGGCCCGATGGAGAGCGAGAGCGCGCTCTTTTCCTCGTGAACGCGAGCCACGCGAGATGCGCGGCGCGATGATGGCAGATGATGGCGCCTGATGATGAAGATCACGCTACAGATCGCGTCCACACACATCGCAAGCTCGGAAAGCGACGCGTACATTGGCCGCGGTTTCTCATGTCGACAGGCCTCACTGACCTTCTGTAGTCTTCGTGAGCAGCTTGGTGCGCAGGCATCCTCACTGTTCTCTCTCCCCGTGTTCATGCCTCAGTACCCTTACCCCGCGTAGGGTAGCGCACCGGATGTCCatgtggttgacctccctgcctttcccgtcTCATTTTTCTGTCCCTCTCGCTCTCATCTCGTGTAGGTGAGTTCGGCGTATCTGGAGTATGTATAATAAGTTTAATGGATCCGTGACACTCGCTGTAGGATTGCATCGTCACGACACCCATTTCTCGTCCTTTCTCATATAGGCTGTCGAACCCCAGTGTAGAATACTAAGCCAGTGATGTGCTCTTCCAACCGACCCTCTGCCTTTAGTACAATTGAATATTACTGTTTCTCAAGAAGCGCCTAATGGTACTGCGGTTATTTGCCATCATTTGCTGGAATTTTGTCGGCGACCTTTTTTCCGCCAGCGAATGCGTCAGTCGTAACAAtcacttcttcctcttcttcttcttctttttcgttcAGAAACCTTGACTCTAAACTCAACGTTAACTCCACGCTGGGGGTCAGGACTCCACAGACAGTACAGAAGCAGTTCTCCTATAGCGCGGCCGTGCGTATGCCACGTGGTACGAATCTCAACTATTGTCTCGCCGTGATAAGCTACGATCAGTTATGCTTGTGAACTACCGACAAGCTGTACAGGAAGCATTTTAGCGTCGGCGTGTAATACTAACGCGCCTTCTCATGGTACCCCATTTCACCCATCTCACTTCGAGATACTGacccaaaaaacacggacaagtgACGTCAATGTTGTGAAACATACCATCGACGCTCATTTGCCTCGTCCTCTTGGCGACCACCTTGACAGCCAACGTATATGAGGAAGTCACCATGTACTGCCCTGGCTCGGCGATGATATATGTGCCGCTAGACCTCGGGAAGTGCTCATCCAAGGCTGATCGCACAGTTTCGCACACCTGCGCAGAGCAAAACAGCATGCATTATATTCCCTTATTTCTTTTCATTCGGCTCTAGATGGGAACATTTTGTGCGTGGCCTACTCTGCTTGTAAAGCGGAAGCACGTTCCCCCATCGCCCCTTCTCAATAACAGGAAatataattctttttttctttagcctgTGTCGCAGCGTTTCCACAAGCTTAtttctctctttgtctctctctcacttttcatGTTCACTCGGACATGTCTTAACAGAGGGGTCATGCGCGCTCTTACGCCATTCAATTTTCATGTCATGAAGTGGACACGTACGTCACCCAGTCGGGTGTTCTTCGACACCCGTCCCCTTTATTAGCATATAGCTGCTTTGTGAGGAGTGATTATAGCGACATTTGCACTCCCCACGCTACGCGCCTACCACACTTTACCACACCATAATCCTCTAGCTTGTACGCATTATGTTCTTGTCACCGAGCGTAATTGGCTTACTTTTCTAAAATCaggttttgtttatttattcgttAGCAGTTACTTGCTGCAACATTAGTACATAGTGATCTTTTATAAATAGGGAACCCAAGGATAAGGAATGCTATCGGCCGTGCCTATGAAAGAACGCAAGTACGAAATAAACCAGTCAGCGTTTGGGTTTTCTAGTGCAGGCTAAGTCTCCTGAAACCTCCTAGTATTACaggctacactgtaaaataatttgcactttTGAAACTGAATGACTGCGTAATTCGCTCAACAACTCGCACCTTTGCACTCATTTGCGAGTCTAAAAGGTGTAATTGTGTGCTTTATAGGCTGGTTTGCATCGTTATTCATTTTAGGGCATcacttattttacagtgtagcgcGCATGCACACTCAACTTCATTTCCCTATTAGCCAAACCCTACCGTTTTGCTCCTCCGCATCCTCCCCGTGTTTGTGTGTCATCTACGCGTTTGCCGACGTATGCTGTGCCTCACGTCAGAGCTGTCGATTCACTGAAAGAAGTTGCGCATTCTTGCGAATGTAGGTCGCTCCTTACTTGAATGAAGGAATCTCGCATCCGGGTGCTTCCCAGAAATCCTCCTCCTATGTCGAGCACTGTCATTTCAATTCCCATCTGAGCGCCGAGGTCGAACAGATGCCTTGCTTTCTCAATGGCAACGCGATAGCTCTTGTAATTGAAATGTCTTCCACCAATATGAAAGCTGCGGCAGAAAACGAGACAGAAAAAGATAATCCATTTTGCCGAGTGTAATATGTAGTATTAGTGTCTTTGTTATTGCGATTATCCACACATTGTTAATGTAcagtttcgagagagagagaggggggagggggagagggaggggggagagggggagggggttcTACTCAGGGCAGCCGCGCACGCCACTCCGCGCACGCCCGGCCGGGACGCTGTAATTTGAAAGTCTTCTGGGacgggtatttatttattttatttattttatttatttccaatactgtgagccctgccgggctgttacagggtgggaatacagagcacaaagttcacgcaaagaacgcagtcaagttttcttcaaaacagtCAACCCTGTTATTGCTCGGAAACACACAAGAATTCAAGTTATTCCACtcaacaattgtcttgacaatgaAAGAGTGCTTAAAGACATCAACTCTTGGCACATAAGGCATTATAGCGTGATTGTGGTTAGTTCGTGTTGAAACCCTTCCAGGAGGCTTCAAATACAAACTGGAATTCAGGTTCAGCTTATTGTGATAGAGTTGATATAAAAACTTAAGGCGCGTGATTTTCCTGCGCACAGCCAACGTAGTGAGACCAGCCCTGGCGAGCATGGAGGTTACTGAGTGCGTTTTGTCGTaatcagaaaaaataaacctaaccgccattcgccgaatgcgctctaatttatctgttatgtattgttgatgagggtcccaaattatGCAAGCATACTCTAAATTTGGTCTAACAATGGTAGTGTATGCCTTAAGTTTAATACCTGGTGCAGCATCTCTCAATTTACGCCGTAACAAACCAAGCTTGCGCTGGGCTGATCCACATATGTTTTCGACGTGTTCATTCCAGTTGAGGTTACTAGTGATAGTTACGCCAAGGTATTTCAGCCTAGCTTACCCTAGCTTACAAGATGCGAACAGTTTAGAAAGAACGATATGCGCAAataaacttcaaaaaaaaaacgataacgaCTTACGCAATGCCGACGACAGTGTGGCCCTCGTCAGTGGCAACACGTAATATATGTTCAGCTTCGAAACAACGACAACCGTACTTGCGTGCCATTCGTTCTTCCCGAGTTTCTTCTTGTGGTAAAATCCTCAACAGTAACCTGTAAGTAACGCAATTCTCAGTTTAGGCTTGTGTTCGTGACACGAGAAAATATACAACGCCAACAGACTTCTGATTTTCGATTCCAAAGTATGAGTGAGTAGAGCATCGGCGAAAGTTACAAATGGCGTAATTGCTAAACAGGAGTATACTATAAGCTTACTGTTTGCAAGCTACACTCTGAGCATCGCCTGTTGACGGCGTTTTCAGTGCGTCGCTGCTTGTTTATCAGTGTTTTATTGTGTGATTGTACAATTTTTGTAAGAGACGTTAAAGTACTGAGCTCGTAAAAAACTCATTTATTCCACTGAAAAGCTAATGACTCTAGGTCTTGTCAAAGTAGTCCCCTCGGCTATTCATAAAGTTTCCATCATTTCTGGAGGTCATCGAAATAAGAAGCGAAACCTTCATCCAGGATGTACTTCGTCTTATTATATAGTCACAGGAATTTCAATTGGCATGTCTTCATGGTGCTTCCCTTTCAACGGCAGTTTCACCAGGTGAAAGAAATACTAATTCACTCCGCAATAGGTCGGGTGAACGGCTGTAGTAGAGCTGAAATGTGACCTATATTCTTTGACTGTTGCAGCAGTATGGCGCCTCGCGAATCAGGACGGTGCCACCCAATCGCTTGGTGCAAATGTAGTGGCAAATAAAAGTAGAAGGTTGAAGGACATAGGTAGAAATTTGATTTGTTTGTTCTTCGGGCATATGTACATCAAGCCTCTGCaactaaaaaaaatgcaatcGATGGTGTCTTTGTTTTCGGTGATTCGCTCTTCACTTTTTTAGAGCGAGGTGAACCGTGATCTCTAAATTTGACGATTTGTCGCTTCGTTTGAGGGTCATGTACGTAGCCCCAACTTTCCTCTCTGGCATTGATGATTACCATAAATATGAGATTGCATCTGACTCTTTTCAAATGTTCAGCATCAATCGTTCGCCTGGTTTCTTTCTGTTCATTTGAGTCAGTGTGTGAAGAACAATTTTTGCATAGTTTCCCTTCCCCTGAGTCGCTGCGTAACATCTGGCGACAGGCATCCCTGTTCGTTTTCGAATATCCTGATATAATGCGCATAGTAGCACGGCATTTCTTCTTGCAGCAACTGCCTCACACGTTCCACATTTGCAGCGGTATGTGTTGCTAACAGGAGGCAGACTCTGGGATCATCTCGAACCGAATATCTGCCCTCCCGAAACCTCTGGTGCCATTCCGACGCGATGGCTTCTCGATAACATTTCGTCACCATATAAGTGCTTAATCATGTTCCATCTCTCACTAGGACTTTTCTTAGCCTAACGCATAAGTTTCTTAGGGAAAGCCGACGCTGCGCCGCTGTTGTACGCCGAGATGCAGTGGTTTCGGATCCGCTTCGATCTCGCAGAGCCAGGACAACATTCGTCTGTCACAATGTATGTTTCGACAGCTGCGACAGCTGtttcgtctatatatatatatatatatatatatatatataacaaaaaaaaacatttttattcaATCGTGGGCACTTGCGCTTGGACGTACAATTTTAGGCAACATAAGAAGTGCCTGCGGGCAGCTAAGTTGAAAAAAAGATAAGATTTGCACTCGCTTTGCGCCAGCTCGTCGTCCGTTCCTGTTTGCAGTGCTTGCTTATATCTATGCACTATGTAGGAGTTAACTTTATTGAACGATACAACAGCGCTGAAAGACGGATATttacggatattttttttttatttaggaagCGTTATCTGTGCAGCCATGACCATTTTCTAGGCCAGGTTCGAGACAACGACTCGAACACCCTTATTACGGCATTCCCAAGACGGCACGACGCTTGTTAGAAAACTCGCATatacggtggcgccagatttccctgtaGGTAATATTGTCAGAAACTCTATGATTCAAttaatttcaattcaattcaattttattgaCAAGTAAATTAAAACGGTAACAGTTTTATGCAGGAAGGGCTCCCAAAGTAAGAACTGCAGACGGGACTCTTTATGACGAATTAAAAAACACAACAAAGTAAAGCAAGCCTCACAATACATACAATACATGAGAAATGCTTGGGTATTATCGATCAGATGAAAGAGGAAATAAGTACAATGATGACATTCAAACTCATAAAGATAAGTGAGCACGAGTGATGTTGTTAGCTCTATTCTCGAAATATGTATCCATTACATCACTCGTGCAACGTCCAAATATATCGCCGACAAGCTCAACAGTGGATTGCTAAACACAACTCTGCCAGCTAACGTATTTACATAGAAACCCTCCCACCGCtatggactttttttttcttctcctgatCTTTCACTCCCTTTTTCACTTCCCCCAgggtagggcagccaaccgggctcagtcctggttgcCCTCCCTGcgtttcatttatcattttctctctctctctctttctctcttccaaCACTATCTCTACTCTGAGCACAAAGGGACTCAATAGCACTAATTTATCGAGTTTGAACatcatgaaaaaataaacaaaagaaaataatcaGTAGCGCAACTTCTAAAGAAAAGGTATATCTTATTTTTACGGATACAATACGTGCCCAATACACACGCAGACGTTGAGCTAGAAAATAAAAGCGGTCCTGCTGCTGTACTCAGCTGTTATAGCATAGGGCCCTTGTTCATTATCGCGGTTAGTCCACAGACACATATAACGTATTGTAAACGCTATTCCCACCGGCGTATGTCTGTGTTTGCCCGTCTGCCTTTCCGTATTAAAaacacttcttgttgggctagttggtagctgttcattataaaatataaagacgccaaataaacgggcaCACACAAGAGAACGGGACAGGTTCTCTTCTCTTGCgcgtgtccgtttatttggcgtctttttattttatattgcCTTTCCACACCATGAATCCCAGCACCAACGTGCCTCCCAGCATTAACCAAGAAAGCGCCCACTCTCTACATCTGCCTTGTTGTCCGTCTTGGGCCATAATTTCAAGTTTCTTTTCGTAGGACGAGTACAAAAAGAATATTACTGTtatgtttctttatttacttatatTTAGCTCACAATACATCACGTAGGTGCAAACATAGTTATACATGATGACATAACTATCACAAGAATTACAAGCAAGCTCGTAGCTTTTGTTAGTCTGGTAAGCGAGGCAAAAGGCGTCCCTCATGATACATGAATGGACCTGGAAATCTAACAAATACACGGCGTTGCATAGAGTGCTACATCTTCTGGATGTTCAACTGAATGAAATATGTTGAACAACACAAAACACAACATGTGCTATATATCGGGCACTGTGGAAGACAAAGTAAACAAACATCCACTGGGGAATGACAAAGCAAACAAGTACAATGCAGAGCACATCCTAAAGCATTACATAGTAAACGACGGGCTTCTTCCATTAGCCTGATCTAACGTCTTTTCGTGTATTTATGCACGAAACCTAACCCAGCTACATGATTGCACCAACCTGGCATTCTTGTCCTTAATCTTCTGCAGTTCTTCCAAACAGTCGAAGGTCATTAAAGTCACGCCAGCGCTTTCAGCAAATTCCAAGTGAGACGATTGCTTTGCTGGATTTGCGTAGATGATTCGGCTGGGATCGACTCCAGCGCTCAGGacggtttgaatttccctctttAAAAGAACCAGCCGAAAAAAACTGGCTTTATCCTCAAAACATCATCTATATGGTATCACCAGTACGTCATCAACACGACGTTATCAATACGCCATTTGTCATCAGTACGTTATCAGTAGAGTAATCGAAAAACTGTTGATAAGGTACCCAAACGTTGTCACTacttgatttagaaaaaaaatatggtagggggggggggggaggtaagaAGTGTCTGGTTATAAGAGCGAAGGAATACTTACCGCAGAACCTCAGTGAGTGTGACCTCAGTGACTATGCGCCAGGTAGTGAGTTTGATTGCCAGCCCCGGCAGACAAATCAAATGGAGACGGGATGAAGAAAAGAAACGCCTTAAAAAAATATTCGCTTGCTCAGGCTTATATGCCCATGTAAAAGCTACAAGTGGTCGAACTTATTTCTCAGTGTGAACACCGCAATAGGACTGCGCGACTGATTGGATATTAGAAAAACAACCTGGATTAGGTTTATATCATTTCGCTGATAGCCAAGTGATCAACCGGATTGCTGGTCTAAGAGCTAATTTCAGACGATAAATTTAGCTGTACCAACGGTTGTGCACTGCGTGGCGAGAGTTCTAGTAATTTCTTTTCCTGCGAACATTGCTTGCTAATATGCACGACATATTTACGTCACTGCTTCCCTCGTAAACAGAATCTGCAGAATCTTCTGTGAGCAGAGGTCTTTTTCTATAGCTATTTTGTGGACGCGGGCGCAAAGGTAACGGTGACCAGACGTCCCAATTTAGGCGGGACGCGTCCCGCTTTTACCGCCGTGGTCCTGCTGTCCCACCGCTTCCTCTCTGGGACGGTGTTCTGTCCGGATTTGGCCTTTTCGGACCCCGAGTTGTCCCGAAGAGCCTGCCCTGTGATGCCGAATCGGTTGTTCGCCTTCTCGGATGTGGCGGCGCTACCTTGAAAAAGGGCTCGAGAGACGGAGGGCAAAGCGAAACGCTCCCGCAAGTTAGGCAGCAGCCCCGGCGTTCTTATAACGGTTCTGAAAGCAAACTGTTCGCTTACCACCGTGTAAGCGCTATTCTGATTAAGGGCGAGGGCAAGAGAGTGCTTCGTTTTCTGAACCGATAGAAAATCGCGCCCCTCCGAGAACGCATGATCACTTATGGCTGGTACGTTCTCTCGATCCATCTACAATGGAATTCTAAATGCGCTGGTGAAAGAGCTGTAGCCAACTCAAAGCGCACTGGCCATGGCCCCTTCGTGCTGTCTTTCTTGTCACGCATGAGGTGTTGGAAGCACGTTGGGGAATATCGAAACGCAAGGACAAATTTACTGAATAGCTTGGAACAGAGTTTTTCATCGCATAAACGTAACTTGAGATAAATGTTGAATTATCTCCGACGTCCCCTTCCCGCCGTCCCACTTTTGAGTCCGAGAAAGCGGGGCATATTACGCGAAGGGTCAGCCCAGTTCGCTAAGTATgaacagctgggctagttggttgtaattggcattatgaaacattatgaaaaccgggaaatttttggAGCCTTTTGTATCTCTAGTGAGAACGATTACTGCGTTAGTACTCCTTCTGTTGTGCTCGGGAAAAAAAGAACTTATCTCAAGGCAAACGTGTGTGTCGATTCAGCTAGGCaaggcgggagatgagcaagattgtacttgAGGGATGGTAAAAAAAAGGTTTTATCACCTTTTTTCAccttttcgcttttatttttattcttttcactttttcttttggtTTCGACGTCTTTGATGATTGTCGCCTGTACCAAAGAAAAAATGTTTTGGGTGGTCCGGTGCACTAATAGCGCCCCCCTCCCCTCATCCCCCTGTGTACATGTACATAGCTCTGTTTTCCGTGAATAAAATTTAGACCGGCGTTCTTGTTgtccttctcttctcgtccgtgttctattgtgcgctggaacaatgtttcataatgccagCCCAGCTCGACAGTCCTGCTACCTTACAgaacttctttcctttcttcttttttttttttttgttcgtgatATCTTTCTTACCTTGTTCGAGCAGTCAAAGTTGACTCCTTCCATCGCCAGAGTTCGAATGACGATGCGATCTGTGCAAGACTTTATCGCTGAGAAAGATAACAAAATTACCAGCTGAACATATCGCTTTTATATTGAAGCTAATTATTTGCATTCATTAAGTGCTAATGAGCTCAAAGCGTttctacccaccgtggttgctcagtggctatggtgttatgctgctgagcacgaggtcgcgggatcgaatcccggccacggcggccgcatttcgatggaggcaaaatgcgaaaacactcgtacttagatttaggtgcacgttaaagaaccccatgtggtcaaaatttccggagtcctctactacggcgtgcctcctaatccgaaaatggttttggcacgtaaaacctcataattaaattAAAGATTAATTCAAAGCGTTTCTATTCAGGGCGATTATGGCACGATGATGCACCGTAATATCTGGAAAGTTTATCAAGGAGTATTGGATCGTGGCAACTAAGCCATAAGGTAATCTATGCCTCAACGTGTCAGATTAAAATCACGCTAATGTGACTGTGTAGGTTGTCCAGCTCCTTCATTTCTTTAGCTTGGTCAAATCTTCTAGATTCTGAAACAGTACGTATTTTAAAGCGACTACGAATATAACGTGAGGGAAAGTTTCGGCCTcttagaaaatgaaaaaaaaattacgattaCAATGTCAGGTGATGCTACAAAGAAACAGGAAACTACGCGTAAAAGCGGACGCCTGCAGGGCTTTATACAT encodes:
- the LOC142582771 gene encoding antizyme inhibitor 2-like isoform X2; translated protein: MEGVNFDCSNKREIQTVLSAGVDPSRIIYANPAKQSSHLEFAESAGVTLMTFDCLEELQKIKDKNARLLLRILPQEETREERMARKYGCRCFEAEHILRVATDEGHTVVGIAFHIGGRHFNYKSYRVAIEKARHLFDLGAQMGIEMTVLDIGGGFLGSTRMRDSFIQVCETVRSALDEHFPRSSGTYIIAEPGQYMVTSSYTLAVKVVAKRTRQMSVDGELCPYHDVYINDSKQNCIPRENYDILNITYHPLSPPHERVAKDLTTLWGATCHPMDKFEDHVPFYAVSVGEWLLMDNVGAYGLVKACGFNGTGFPPVHYRTLAADVPRVCSIVEESHILPGYSQPQSVVMEEAR
- the LOC142582771 gene encoding ornithine decarboxylase 1-like isoform X1, with the protein product MAAKKDASFFVHSEATVRDIAAKVVETQEEDNSFFICDLLELKSTLELWRQQLPRVIPYFAIKSCTDRIVIRTLAMEGVNFDCSNKREIQTVLSAGVDPSRIIYANPAKQSSHLEFAESAGVTLMTFDCLEELQKIKDKNARLLLRILPQEETREERMARKYGCRCFEAEHILRVATDEGHTVVGIAFHIGGRHFNYKSYRVAIEKARHLFDLGAQMGIEMTVLDIGGGFLGSTRMRDSFIQVCETVRSALDEHFPRSSGTYIIAEPGQYMVTSSYTLAVKVVAKRTRQMSVDGELCPYHDVYINDSKQNCIPRENYDILNITYHPLSPPHERVAKDLTTLWGATCHPMDKFEDHVPFYAVSVGEWLLMDNVGAYGLVKACGFNGTGFPPVHYRTLAADVPRVCSIVEESHILPGYSQPQSVVMEEAR